Proteins found in one Mixophyes fleayi isolate aMixFle1 chromosome 8, aMixFle1.hap1, whole genome shotgun sequence genomic segment:
- the TAMM41 gene encoding phosphatidate cytidylyltransferase, mitochondrial isoform X1 — protein sequence MAVQALQGTGYQLRRILTYFPQDISLAFAYGSGVFRQSSAPQASATNNMLDFVFAVDDPVTWHTMNLMQNRSHYAFLKYLGPKQISNVQNKYGAGVYYNTLVPCDGKVIKYGVISTDTLIEDLTHWRTLYIAGRLHKPVKVLVQKENKLLHSALTNNLKSAITASFLMLPESFPEEDLYLQIAGLSYAGDFRMIVGEDKGKVMNIVKPNIGHFQKLYSNILQECSQAVYRPAQGIIEVDKSPEGQFILLMNLPKTLQQKIALLVDQPGRNRDVEEVLLQVAQDPDCGIVVQQAIIGIVKSSSLTQSAKGIVTAGVKKTISYSAKKLYKMIRSLRS from the exons ATGGCTGTACAAGCCCTCCAGGGCACAGGGTACCAACTACGCCGGATACTGACCTACTTCCCCCAGGATATCAGCCTTGCCTTTGCTTATGGATCTGGGGTGTTCAGACAGTCCAGCGCTCCCCAGGCTAGTGCCACA AACAACATGCTGGACTTTGTCTTTGCAGTTGATGACCCAGTCACATGGCATACTATGAATCTGATGCAGAATCGGAGTCACTACGCTTTCCTGAAATATTTAGGACCAAAACAAATTAGTAATGTGCAGAATAAGTACGGTGCTGGGGTTTATTATAACACGCTGGTGCCATGTGATGGGAAG GTGATAAAGTATGGGGTTATAAGCACTGATACTCTCATCGAAGATTTGACGCATTGGAGGACTTTGTACATCGCTGGCCGCCTACACAAACCA GTGAAAGTTCTAGTGCAGAAAGAGAATAAGCTGCTCCATTCAGCGCTGACCAACAACCTGAAGAGTGCCATCACCGCTTCTTTTCTTATGTTACCTGAAAGCTTTCCTGAAGAAGATCTCTACTTGCAGATTGCTGGCCTCTCATACGCGG GTGACTTCCGGATGATAGTTGGTGAAGATAAAGGCAAGGTGATGAACATTGTCAAGCCGAACATTGGCCATTTCCAGAAGTTGTACAGTAATATATTACAGGAGTGTAGTCAAGCAGTGTATAGACCTGCACAGGGCATTATAGAG GTAGATAAGAGTCCAGAGGGGCAGTTTATTCTGCTGATGAATTTACCAAAGACTTTACAACAGAAAATAGCACTTCTTGTGGACCAGCCGGGGAGGAATCGGGACGTGGAAGAGGTATTGTTACAAGTGGCTCAGGATCCAGACTGTGGGATTGTGGTGCAGCAAG CTATTATTGGCATAGTGAAATCGTCCAGTTTGACTCAGAGCGCTAAAGGGATAGTGACTGCTG GTGTTAAGAAGACGATTTCATATAGTGCAAAGAAACTCTACAAAATGATTAGGAGTCTGCGCTCATAG
- the TAMM41 gene encoding phosphatidate cytidylyltransferase, mitochondrial isoform X2 — MAVQALQGTGYQLRRILTYFPQDISLAFAYGSGVFRQSSAPQASATNNMLDFVFAVDDPVTWHTMNLMQNRSHYAFLKYLGPKQISNVQNKYGAGVYYNTLVPCDGKVIKYGVISTDTLIEDLTHWRTLYIAGRLHKPVKVLVQKENKLLHSALTNNLKSAITASFLMLPESFPEEDLYLQIAGLSYAGDFRMIVGEDKGKVMNIVKPNIGHFQKLYSNILQECSQAVYRPAQGIIEVDKSPEGQFILLMNLPKTLQQKIALLVDQPGRNRDVEEVLLQVAQDPDCGIVVQQAIIGIVKSSSLTQSAKGIVTAAPSWCHGIQCK; from the exons ATGGCTGTACAAGCCCTCCAGGGCACAGGGTACCAACTACGCCGGATACTGACCTACTTCCCCCAGGATATCAGCCTTGCCTTTGCTTATGGATCTGGGGTGTTCAGACAGTCCAGCGCTCCCCAGGCTAGTGCCACA AACAACATGCTGGACTTTGTCTTTGCAGTTGATGACCCAGTCACATGGCATACTATGAATCTGATGCAGAATCGGAGTCACTACGCTTTCCTGAAATATTTAGGACCAAAACAAATTAGTAATGTGCAGAATAAGTACGGTGCTGGGGTTTATTATAACACGCTGGTGCCATGTGATGGGAAG GTGATAAAGTATGGGGTTATAAGCACTGATACTCTCATCGAAGATTTGACGCATTGGAGGACTTTGTACATCGCTGGCCGCCTACACAAACCA GTGAAAGTTCTAGTGCAGAAAGAGAATAAGCTGCTCCATTCAGCGCTGACCAACAACCTGAAGAGTGCCATCACCGCTTCTTTTCTTATGTTACCTGAAAGCTTTCCTGAAGAAGATCTCTACTTGCAGATTGCTGGCCTCTCATACGCGG GTGACTTCCGGATGATAGTTGGTGAAGATAAAGGCAAGGTGATGAACATTGTCAAGCCGAACATTGGCCATTTCCAGAAGTTGTACAGTAATATATTACAGGAGTGTAGTCAAGCAGTGTATAGACCTGCACAGGGCATTATAGAG GTAGATAAGAGTCCAGAGGGGCAGTTTATTCTGCTGATGAATTTACCAAAGACTTTACAACAGAAAATAGCACTTCTTGTGGACCAGCCGGGGAGGAATCGGGACGTGGAAGAGGTATTGTTACAAGTGGCTCAGGATCCAGACTGTGGGATTGTGGTGCAGCAAG CTATTATTGGCATAGTGAAATCGTCCAGTTTGACTCAGAGCGCTAAAGGGATAGTGACTGCTG CCCCTTCCTGGTGTCATGGCATCCAATGCAAGTGA
- the TAMM41 gene encoding phosphatidate cytidylyltransferase, mitochondrial isoform X3, with protein sequence MNLMQNRSHYAFLKYLGPKQISNVQNKYGAGVYYNTLVPCDGKVIKYGVISTDTLIEDLTHWRTLYIAGRLHKPVKVLVQKENKLLHSALTNNLKSAITASFLMLPESFPEEDLYLQIAGLSYAGDFRMIVGEDKGKVMNIVKPNIGHFQKLYSNILQECSQAVYRPAQGIIEVDKSPEGQFILLMNLPKTLQQKIALLVDQPGRNRDVEEVLLQVAQDPDCGIVVQQAIIGIVKSSSLTQSAKGIVTAGVKKTISYSAKKLYKMIRSLRS encoded by the exons ATGAATCTGATGCAGAATCGGAGTCACTACGCTTTCCTGAAATATTTAGGACCAAAACAAATTAGTAATGTGCAGAATAAGTACGGTGCTGGGGTTTATTATAACACGCTGGTGCCATGTGATGGGAAG GTGATAAAGTATGGGGTTATAAGCACTGATACTCTCATCGAAGATTTGACGCATTGGAGGACTTTGTACATCGCTGGCCGCCTACACAAACCA GTGAAAGTTCTAGTGCAGAAAGAGAATAAGCTGCTCCATTCAGCGCTGACCAACAACCTGAAGAGTGCCATCACCGCTTCTTTTCTTATGTTACCTGAAAGCTTTCCTGAAGAAGATCTCTACTTGCAGATTGCTGGCCTCTCATACGCGG GTGACTTCCGGATGATAGTTGGTGAAGATAAAGGCAAGGTGATGAACATTGTCAAGCCGAACATTGGCCATTTCCAGAAGTTGTACAGTAATATATTACAGGAGTGTAGTCAAGCAGTGTATAGACCTGCACAGGGCATTATAGAG GTAGATAAGAGTCCAGAGGGGCAGTTTATTCTGCTGATGAATTTACCAAAGACTTTACAACAGAAAATAGCACTTCTTGTGGACCAGCCGGGGAGGAATCGGGACGTGGAAGAGGTATTGTTACAAGTGGCTCAGGATCCAGACTGTGGGATTGTGGTGCAGCAAG CTATTATTGGCATAGTGAAATCGTCCAGTTTGACTCAGAGCGCTAAAGGGATAGTGACTGCTG GTGTTAAGAAGACGATTTCATATAGTGCAAAGAAACTCTACAAAATGATTAGGAGTCTGCGCTCATAG